A window of Lentibacillus sp. Marseille-P4043 contains these coding sequences:
- a CDS encoding type II toxin-antitoxin system RelE/ParE family toxin, protein MAELRWSLLAADDLENICLDIAKDSERYSKIVAREIVNIVDSISTFPYSRRAVSKYNSEMIREKMIKSYRILYRIHEEYIEVVRVLHQSRQLKDDLEE, encoded by the coding sequence GTGGCTGAGTTGAGATGGTCATTACTGGCAGCAGATGATTTAGAAAACATCTGCTTAGATATCGCAAAGGACTCAGAAAGATATTCAAAGATAGTTGCTCGGGAGATTGTAAACATTGTTGATTCAATCTCAACGTTCCCATATTCAAGGAGAGCTGTATCAAAGTATAATTCCGAAATGATTAGAGAAAAAATGATTAAGAGTTACAGGATACTTTATAGGATACATGAAGAATATATTGAAGTGGTTCGAGTATTACACCAATCAAGACAATTAAAGGATGATTTAGAGGAATAA
- a CDS encoding type II toxin-antitoxin system RelE family toxin, with product MKIDKQAAKYLKKLDKPTRRRLVEALMKLAETPFTDANVTRLKGYTSTFRKRVGDFWIIFEVDQGDLIVLVLKIGSRGDIYKK from the coding sequence TTGAAGATTGATAAGCAAGCAGCCAAATACCTCAAAAAGTTGGATAAGCCAACTCGTAGACGGTTAGTGGAAGCCTTGATGAAATTAGCAGAAACCCCCTTTACTGATGCAAACGTGACACGGCTGAAAGGTTATACGAGTACATTCCGGAAGCGCGTTGGTGATTTTTGGATAATTTTCGAGGTCGATCAAGGCGATCTCATTGTGCTTGTCTTGAAAATCGGCAGCCGTGGCGATATTTACAAAAAATAA